Within the Siniperca chuatsi isolate FFG_IHB_CAS linkage group LG18, ASM2008510v1, whole genome shotgun sequence genome, the region CCCCCCTCGTTTCTTTTAGAGGGACGAATAGGGATCGAAGATGGATGGCCTCAGGCTCTCCCTTAGTGAACATGAAAATGCCTCACTAGCAGAGCAGCTACAAGTCAGCAGGATGTTGATGTTATTCTGTCCCTGACATGTCCATACAGGGCACCGTTCTCATCCACATACAATATTAAATGCTGACATGGAAACCAGGTGCTGAAAAACCCCAGAGTCATCAGACTTTCTCTAATATGTCACTGAGGTATGAGAGCAATTACTAACTTTCAGGGCTTTATATATTGTCCAAACTATGTGTGATAGAGGTAGAGGTATACAGAACAAAAGCATCTTTGTTAATATCAAATGTAAGATCAGGTCCCAACTTTctctgtttatttaaataatagaaaatataatagaatatgaacatgttttatatgtaatgATAGATTAAACTCAGGTTTTCAGTCATGGTGGCCAAAAAGAACGCCCTGTTGTAAGAAACATAATCCAGGTACAATGCATAGCAGAGTATACAACTAAAACCTTAAAAGTATGGTGTCTCCAGGGGGGTTAAATGTGATGATTTCATCATGACTCAAagtaaagttttgttttacaggAAGCTCCATACTTACAATTGTCATACAATTCATGTagactttatttttaaagatacactaatcaatatttttatattaaatatgtatcaAATAGGGTAAAGGTTAgtgcaatgtgaaaggggtcgcttgtagtgatgaacccggTTATCAACTGACTCtccagttcccctcagctctatgcaGCTTTGTAGCTCTTTcagatcattgttttggttttcttccTGTCAACTTTTGTTTAGGAAAAAGCCCTAAAAACCCATTGTgctctacctgctcagcaccaaacagctaATAGCGattagctgatgaacatagtggagcatttagcaactaaagagacagatatttccctcaggagttggtggagaccaaaaacagagctaaaaggagagtgaatattggacttgcattcacCATGTGGGCAAAAACATTGattctaaatgaatgctaatgttgctctgtgtctgctggatgtgtaataaGCAACTGTTCGCCataaaggtgataatatgtcagtgttttgttcagagcttgttgcgctgcccccaagtggccaaaaatatcaGTTAATGTAGGTATAACTGTTAGCACATTCAAAAGCTCAATCAGTGCATTTCAGGATAAAATCTTCAAATTAATAAATCACAATCCAAGTGAACAGTGCTTTTTCTTCAGATTTGTCCTTATATGCACTCATATATTTCGTTagtttaaagttttattatctgcagcagtaaaattaTATGATGGaaatttctcatttttaaacacatctCTATCTGCTGTCTACCACTATTTCACTTGTATGTAATTGATAGTATAATACACTAATAGCGTTTTCAAAGTTTGggcaaaatgattaattacttCAGACATGCCTACTACAAAAAGTGCACAAAAGGCAAATGTTAAtccaattgtttttatttttgaagcaACAGCAGGCATACAtcacttttactttaaaagcGAGCCATGATTTAATGAGCCAAAATTAAGTAAATTTACAACAGATTTTTATTATGACAGTGATTTATATGAAGgtttatgatttaaaaaaaaggtgagataaaacatttattttaggaTGTGGGTGACTCGGTGAGTTGTTTTTATGCAAACAAAGCTTGTGTATCTAGGGATGGAGTTCTTAAAGTGCAAATGagtaaacatttcatttctacGATCAAAGGTAGTAATTTACTCTGCATGTCCAcaacacactcatgcacataGGCACACACTCTAATTATGCTCTCACACGctcacacgcacacgcacacgcacgcacacacacacacacacacacacacacacacacacacacaagaatccTGTTCATTAATATCTCTGTagacacaaataaacagattttccTGAATAATAGCATGGAAAGAGAACAGACCACATTAACATCTGTAGGCAGGATAAAGTGTGGACTCTTGTACAGTTGTGTTCACATGCGGCATTTTTTATCCCCCCAAAAACAACCTCTAATTAATTGGAATATTAATGTACATGTAAAcatgctctctgtctgtgggaTCAGATGTTGCGCTACTGTAAACAGTCAtgcccatttttaaaaacaatacaaaaggATGAGAACTACACATCTAAAAAAAAGACTAGTCAAAAAACCAAACTGTTGCAGTTTATTCATGCCACAACAAAAATTTATATGCACACTGTAGCACCACAGAAGAGAAGATAAAAGCAGAGCTGTGTGTAATCGTTTCATTGTCAATTCTGCGTAAGCCTTTAAAACAGAGTGGGCATCTTTCTCGTTGCTTATGGTCTGATTCATAAATAGAGTCATTCATAAACCACCAGCGGACAAAATTATCTGGGGCTAGTCCTATTTGCTGAGAAAAAAATAGATCCTCTGCTCACCATCTGTGACAGAAGGGGCCTAACGAGTCCTGATAGAGGCAGTAATCAGTTCATCTGCAGCCCAAACAATGTGTGTGTCGTATGTGTGTATCAGACTGAGGCTTTTCACCATAAAGCTGCAGCATCATTATATCAACACTTACTGAAGCATCAGCATtggaaatttaaattaaaatggatTCAGTATACTCAATTTACTACCATTTATATCAAAATAATTCCAAAATAAATGCTGAAAGCATAAAAAACTGGAAGCATATGTTATGTGAACATAATCTCACTGCAGTTGAGTTCTGACTAAAAACATATATATCATAGCAAAAATGTCAGGTGAAATTAAACATAAATCTTACTTTGACTTTTCACAGAAATTGGGTAGCAGGTGTGAAGTTGTCAGAGAGGCCGAACCAGCTAGATAAATGTGCTTGGGGAATGTGAATCAGTAACGCTCCCCCTTCCTCAATTGCTAGATGAGGTGCCCTTGTGCAAGGCACTTAACTTAACTGGCAAATAATGGGAAGATTCACATAGTGAGAGCACAAATCTTTAGGAACACAAAGCactgaaaaacagcaaacatgatTAGCTCAACTTCTCATGGATAAATGAAGGTCAAAATCAATCCATAAATGAATTCTTAGTGCCTGTACAACCACAGAGCTGCCTGCATCACATTACTGAGTTTCAGTAGTCAGTGCATCCAGAGGGACACACATCACAGTTActtattttaaaagttattttcagAAACATGTGGGTCACTGTAAGCATCTGCCACAATGATACCTGCTAACACAGGAGGCTAAACTTAGGGTGAAGTGATACAGAGGGATATCAGGGGCAGCCAGTCTAAAAGAAATCAGCTCTGGGCGATCACCTCCCACAGAAGTGCAGCGGCACattttttgacatgttttctTCTCCAAAGCCCCAGGCTCGAAGCTCCagcctgtcctcctcctcctctctatcATCTTCCTCACCATCTCCCTCCTCGTACAGACTGGGCTCCTCCACAGAGGTCTCCATGTTTGGGTTATAGCCACCGAATGCATGCGCCTCTCTGTACTCATAAATGGTGGGGAGGCTACTGCGTAAACCGAAGCGGCGCCGCAGGGCCACAAGCAGTGGCTGTGGCACGGTGAAGATATCCATATTGTTGCCCAGGTCGACCCAGGCCAGGCTGGGGAACTTCTTAGGGTCCTTCACTGCATCTGTCAGGTCCTTCAGGATGGCCATTGTCAGACGGTTGCCATTGACGGCTAGTATGGTCAGTTTCGGCAGGCAGCCGAGGTGGGGCAGCAGCAGCCGTAAGCTCTCGTCCTGCAGCTCGGTGAAACTCAGGTCCACAGCTGACACTGCGTCACTGCTGCTCTGGAGGTAGAGGGCCACACGGTGGACGTCTCGGCCAGACAGTGGGATGCCTGACAGGTTGACTACGTCACCGGAGAGTTTCTTCTTCAGGGTGGTCTTCAGACTGTTTGAAAGAGGAGACAAAACATCTATCAGCTTTATCACTTTGTTTACAAGTCGGATCACAAAATGGCCATTTGTTGGAGACACTATTAATGGTGTGCTAATTCTTCAGCACTGGCAGTTAGTTTTCCAAAAGTGTGTAAAGACAAACGATCTTTACTTAATGATACTGAGGTTATTGATTTAAAAGGCTCTGTAATGGGGTGCCACACTGTCCCACAAGTAAAGGGGAACTGCAAAgtacacaaaaaagaaacagcatcCACCAGTAGAGTATAGAGAGTGTAGCAATCAATAATGTAAAGAAgagaatttgcatttaaatgtgtCTCGGTCTGAGTCCCTCAAGCAACAAATTCTGTCTCCTGGGCTGAATGTCAtctagctgttttcagttttaagcACTTCTTTCCCGTAAAGCCATCTAAGCCAGCTCCCTGAGTCTCTAAGTACAAAACAACCAtcaaagacaataaataaataaaaatatatgattGGAAAACAGAGTgaacaagacaaaaaagaaaatgttggcCTTCTGTCTGGGTCAATTAGTAACAGATACGTCACCTTGTTTTGAGCTGGGGTTGTAGTTTCAACCCCAGGACAAGTGTCATTTTGAAAACAGGGATTCAAGAGAGAGACGCGtctttttctttgaatttttaaaaatcaggtCACATGTGTCAAGTATTGTGAGTGACATATGAATAAGCCACAAGAATTAAGACACATCTGAAAAACATGAGAACTCACTTCTCTGATGTTGCAGCCAGTCAGTATCAATTAAAAATTGTCGAAATGTAGCAATGAGACGCATCATTCTCTTAGGTTTCATGAAAATCTGGTCAGTGAATATAGTGACAACaagtgaaaatattaaaatggagGTGACGACACACATCCTTcccttaaagcaatagtttggcattttgggaaatacgcttattcactttcttgctgagagttagatgggaagattgataccactttcactttgtatgtttgtatgttaaAATATTGCTCCATCGATTTAGCATCGATGTAACATTGTTGTTCTCAcgatggacaaaaaaaaaaaggatcaaaatcgatgcagcagaaccagtgATATCATCTTtattattccatgcattcttatTCCCTGTCAAAACATGGAGCCGTTCTGCAGGATATTTTGGTGTGTTATGCTGGTAGCGGCTAATGTACCCTaactagcctcaagcagagatgagaagcAGACTTCAGAAGTCTAGCAAgatcacttctttctaactccacaccgaCCAATTTGTAgcaacttgtagtcttcagccccaactgatgTTGCCgtaagtgacatcacttgagacAATTTAATTAGACTTTGTGCAGCTCCTTCTGGAGCCACAATAGActtcatacaacttttttcacatatgcagtagtactctcTAAGACCTGCAAACAGATTTTGATGTGCAATATTGGTGATGGTAacctttaaatatgaagctaccagcagccggctaacttagcttagcataaatactggaagctGGGacaaacagctaacctggctctgtccaaaggtaacaacaACCGCCCATCAGCACCTCTAATGCTCACTAATTAAGTTGAACCTAGGGACcaataacttcctggagtctctgctggttgctgcTGATACAAGGCCAAAAAATAGTTCGGCAAAtggcaaattgttgtttttacattttggtttttgtatggattaaataacacaatacgttaattagtgagctttagaggtgctgttagcCAGATTTTGTGACCAGATTCAGCGAATAACTCCTCACGGTCCGccagctgtccgttctgtgtgtgtgctgaaaaaaactctggtgtttgtacacagccctggctctgtaaatgggaaataaacaaagtggctcggaccgagccacacaacactattccagccatgatttgtgtgtcaggtaatgttaaatgacttgcccgcggacattcagcttactttcttagcttcacagcagcaactgtagcgacagtttgctaacccacaacctagctaagctaacccacaacttagctaacgttagttacattacttgctgtgttgttctCTATATAATTgtgtttgtcatggtattgtatttctccagaatcgcataccccacctatAAGTTTTGTCAGAATTTGATAAATGTCTTCTGAGATACTGTGaggaacagacaggaggatAAAAGTGTAGATGATGGATGGACAAACACTATAAAGGAACAAAAATGGGCAAGAAACAAGAGTGATAAAGGCAAGTGATAATCTATTTCAGTCCAAATGACTTCAGACAACAGGTGTGAGGTGAATCCATCTTCAGGAAAAATACTACTATAACTATCACACCTGTCAGGTTGGATCATTGTATCCCTCACTGCCTCGGACAGCACTGGGcaatatgaaacaaaatgttcTCTCTATACCAGAAAGTGGTTAAATATGCATAGGAGAGCTATAAGGAGGCTGCATGCATGCCATGGTAGCACTGGAGAATAAGAAGGAGTCTGCTGCAGTGCATTAGACTCCTTTTGATTTTACTGGCATTTAGACTTGGACGAAGTCAGAGGGAAGACATATGCCAAACAAATGATAATGAGGTGGAAGCGTGGGagactttgtttaaaaaatcctacaaacaggagaaaaatgttctttttaactGGCCTAAGGTTTATTATCCTCTCTTTGTCTTAGTCCTGTTTGCCTTTGCTCGTCCTTCTGCTTCCTCAGGCACAGCGAGGATTATCCCCgcatctctctctgctctctggtCTGTCTGGGAGCCTTATAAATCGGCAGGCTGTACTCTTTACATCTGTCACCCTTCTGCTCAGTTAAGGGAAAGAAAATGTCTGTAGCACACCGGGGCTGTGATTCGCAAGATTATTGATTCCAGGAGCAGGCTATAATTCATCTCTCCCCCCTTCATTTCCTCACTCTCTCACTGCCTCTCACTTTCTTGCTCGTCTATTTCTCGGCCTCTTttcgtttttctttttctcgTATAATCTCACAGTCTTTCTTGTTCTGAATTTGATCTGCTGAAGcacctgtttccactctttcattttttctttttttgaacaGCTTACTGTTTTTGTAAGTGCAAAAAATTCTCATCTACTCACATGTGTCTCTACTAATTCTTTAAGGATTAAAATGTCAAGAtaatttttcatgtgaaaatgcTGCCTGTATTTGCTCCCCTCAACTATTTCAGTTGATCTGTTTAGTCCAATGACAATCATTTATTccaatggttcccaacctggggatCAAGACCCCTCGAAGGTGTTGAATCTGAGGGGTATGGAGATGATTAAAAGGATAGGAGAGCAGAAAAGACTTATTTCCACTGTACaaaattatttactttttctagtctttgtttTTGCCTGTGAATTATCTGATAATTTTACATCTTCAAGCCCCTTAAAAGTATTCAAGTAAAAAAGTTAGAGACAAAAATCACTGTTTGGTTGAACTGCAACCTGTAACAAGGAGTTGCAAATAGACAACTTTTTAAAGGGGTAACAAtccaacaagactaagagtctactcTGTGAGTAAACGCATGCtgacatttgataattagcattaaacacaaagcacagctgaagctgatgggaatgtcattagttt harbors:
- the lrrc75bb gene encoding leucine rich repeat containing 75Bb, yielding MGSKLTRQRSLDFESKLSKRRRQRNDTPCESERSGGRGGGDFLFTSLMLKSDKLPGMLRKTNHSPYVRRVAWIREIQRLLREQKMEQAAEVLKLLRKDLGLQGTSLNDILYKNAAFLNLVDPISHELLLSLARDLQCPKRETDSFKSTNKICRQLIYHLTPHSKWTRQSVPRRKSQACLKTTLKKKLSGDVVNLSGIPLSGRDVHRVALYLQSSSDAVSAVDLSFTELQDESLRLLLPHLGCLPKLTILAVNGNRLTMAILKDLTDAVKDPKKFPSLAWVDLGNNMDIFTVPQPLLVALRRRFGLRSSLPTIYEYREAHAFGGYNPNMETSVEEPSLYEEGDGEEDDREEEEDRLELRAWGFGEENMSKNVPLHFCGR